The nucleotide window GGCGGTGAAGGGCCTCTTGCGATTTATTGCGTTCAAGACGATACCATTTACGTTGAAGGGCGCTCAGTTGCGCTTGATCAGTCCGAAGTCCTCACAGAACTGCTTAGAGATCTGGAGCGCGTGCAGTCGGAAATTAAAACCACGTTAAGTGCGCACAAGCTCATCGAATCCCAAACCTTGAGCAGCGAAGCCGGCGAGATAGTAATTCGAGCCAACACAGCATGGCTGTCCCTGCAGTCTGAGATTGAAGCATCTCAAAAGCTCATGAATGCACTCCATGGGCTTAGCCTCGTTAGAGGGGATCAAAGGGCAGCAAAGCTTGAAGAACTCAAATCCAGATATGAAGGGACGCAGGTCGAAGGACTGCTGGACAGACTGATCAACTGATGACTGGCGCACCCGGTTTAGCGCTCGACAGAGGAGTCGAAAACCCGCTCCAGCTGGCAATTGCTTCATGGCAGTTTCCAGCTAAATGAGATTCCTCGGCGCATCCCGAAGCGAGTAGCCCTACGAGGCTACTCATGGTTCAAGTACCTAAGCGTAAACAACTCGCGCCAATTCCAATTGCACACTCGTAGAGTGTTAAAGTTTAGACTGCTGCTCTAAAAAATTATTTGTTTTCTCTAGCGCACCGAGAAGAGGATGCAAATATCGACGGGCATTCGAAGGTATGTCATCGAGCATGAAAAATGTCCGATAGTATTCTGTGACGACCTTACCATTTCGTTTGGAAATTATATCAAGCATTACCTTTTGGGTTATTGACGCCTTGTTAGCCTTATAACTTCGCTGTATAACGCGACTTCGCTCAACCAATCTATCCCTTGTACAATGATTTAATAAATAATCCTTCACAATACGGAAAAACCAATCCGGCGCAGATACTGTTTCAAATCGTCCGGTAGTTAGGACATTTTTCTTCAGTGCGGCGATTGCTGTCTCTCCATGTAGGTTTTTTAGAAATTCAGAGTAGAACGCACTGAAGTTCCCTAGTAGCTCGTCCCCATAAATTTTGTCAGATGGCCCGATCAGAGCACAGCACGGGGCTGGAGCTCCGGGTGCAACCATTCCTAGACTGTAGCCGCCAAAACAGGCGGCAACGGCAATTAATAAGTTAAAACTTGTAGCTTTATTTAGTTTACGAAGCGCATCCGCAAGACTAGACCAGCCTAGGAAACTTCCATCCGAAAATACAAGCCCTTTCTTGTCCTCGCTTCCATGAACTTCTATATGTAAAATTGGGTAATCACCACCAGTAGCCCGTATGACCTCTTGATCAATCAAACTCAAAAAATCTGCAACGCCAAGCACCCTTGTAAACTCTATAGACAACCCTGCGGGAAAGTCACCTGACATCCCATTCAAGCGATCCCGCAACATCAACCCTGAAGGAAAGTCTTTCTCTGTTAGCGACTCTACTATTAAAAGCCTATTAAATTCGAAGTCCGCCACTATACAACTCCTTTTACCTATACCGAACCCCTATGATGCTTGCAGGAGGAACTCTGTTCCAAACTGAGCGATAACTTCAGGTGAGCGGCTCTGTGAATTTAAGGGGCGCAGATACGCGATCAGCGTCAGCGACGACCCACGCTAGGTAGCTTTCGCTCGATCTCGAACCCACCTTGCAAGCTGATGATCTGCCACCGACGTCTGCTCGTAAAGATGTCAGCTCTCAACTCATCATTGATCCTGATCAAGCTCGGATCTAGATACGTAAAAATCTGATCCGATACAAATTGCTTAGAGAGAATATCCAGATACTCGTTTTTCCGGGCGCAGACGTAGAGCGGGTACTTTGTATGTAAGGATTCGAGCAAGCTGTCGAAAGAAAGTATTTTAAAGTCGGCTGACTCCCGCGCGCGAATAAGAGACCGCCTCAGATTACTACCTTCAAATTCATCTCTGCGGCCATGAACTAAAACGTATTTGATGTGGCATTTGTTGTACCCCATTGGGGTACGGATTTCTCCAAGGGTGCCGTTGACAAACCCTTCAAAATTTCCTCCTGTCTCAAACCAAGCTTTCCATCTGTTAATCTGCTCTAGAGCGGCGAGAAAATCGGGATGAATATCATTGCTGTTGTTCCTAAAATAGCGGGATTGAGGTTTTTCAATCTCTATTAGAACGAGATTCCAGTCGGCGGAGCTTT belongs to Pseudomonas sp. B21-015 and includes:
- a CDS encoding Shedu immune nuclease family protein, with protein sequence MFNDSGYLLDLKNRFMALMSDAHPEQVYQEFIEQHTQLVPREFVQNHGVHFDLVFRKLHLASDYAPDFFYMSKSSADWNLVLIEIEKPQSRYFRNNSNDIHPDFLAALEQINRWKAWFETGGNFEGFVNGTLGEIRTPMGYNKCHIKYVLVHGRRDEFEGSNLRRSLIRARESADFKILSFDSLLESLHTKYPLYVCARKNEYLDILSKQFVSDQIFTYLDPSLIRINDELRADIFTSRRRWQIISLQGGFEIERKLPSVGRR